ATTGATTTCACGGTGTATTTACGATCACATTACAACCGTAATGAGTGCGTTACTGCAGATATTTGTGAATGGCCttgcttataatataattacggGTTATAGACTTTTTGCAACGTGAAGATGTTTCTTCGGTGTGTGATAATGAGCGTAATTTCAGCCTATTGGCACAATATCTTCGTTCTTATTGAATAGGCGCTGGATCAATTTAGAATACATGGTAATTATGTTAAGCAACTTAGGCATTTTCTGTTGAAATGATTGAAATGATGAAGTCTAACTACTATTTTAGTTCTATCGATATTTAATGTTCAACATGCATGATTTAgttcaaaaaaataatgatgtaaaGATCAGTTTTACCATTAGTGAAAAAGTATCTAATGGAATTATGACActtgttttcatacattataaGATGACAATGAGATAATCTGTGAAACGTAAAGCCTTCAAATAAGATTATATTGTTCTTATTCTGTGTGGATATAGCAGATGCTGAATATAGCAAACTGTCGAGGAACTAAGTCCGATTCTTTCCAAGTcactaaataattacaatataaccGACAATGATCACAAAACTTCATTGTAATACAAACTTGACATGCTTTGTAATAACATGACATAACGCTTGTTAAGAATTCAGACTGAACGATCTTAGACGCTGAAGGACATCTAGCGAGGAAGAAAAACAATGCGAATTATTATCTAAACTAGTAATCTTGAGATGTTtatgaaatactagctgacccgcgcagcttcgcttgcgtcacataagagagaatcagtcataattttccccgtttttataacattttttgctggtactctgctcctattagttgtagcgtgatgatatatagcctatagccttcctcgataaatgggctatctaacactgaaagaatttttcaaatcggaccagtagttcccgagattagcgcgttcaaacaaacaaaaaacaaacaaactcttcagctttataatattagtatagactagctgacccgcgcaacttcgcttgcgtcacctaagagaattggtcaaaattttttccccgtttttgtaacatttttcgttgctactccgctcctcatgaccgtagcgtgatgttagatagcctatagccttcctcgataaatgggctatctaacactgaaagaatttttcaaatcggaccagtagttcctgagattagcgcgttcaaacaaacaaacaaacaaactcttcagctttattatattagtatagatatagatatatagataaCGACTAGCATGCAACGAACGGAATTCTCCGTTTACCTTTGAAATAAGAGGCGCGGAAGTCTTAGCAGTCAGTCCACAAGAAACGACATAATGTTTCTTGTGGACTGACTCCTCAACCTACAAGGTCCATATAACATGTTAGATCACAATTTACATTCAATACCTCCTATAATAAGAAATGACGCAAGTTCAATGATTTTATATACGTTTTTGTATCTTGTTACTTGAGTGACAAGCTATATTAGCGATGTTGTGTTAAGactttttgtttgatttgatttgatttatttatttatttccataaatTGCAAATACAGGTAGGTACAGATGGTACTTGAGACTACTGCTACGACACAGTTGTTGACATGCAATTTTGTATCTCTCAACGCTTAAAAACCTGTAGTTAGAAGCATAAGGGATGAATTTTGTACTTACGGCCAATAAATATATCAGTAAGCACTATATTCTAACAACTCAATGGACAGCCTTGTAAGCGATTTTTATGGCTGGTAGAGGTtacaaaatttagaacatcagtgttTCACAGGATTATGCAGCTAGCAGTGGCTGGTTTGATATTCTtacttttataagaaaatacagGGGAtgtattataatctaaataaagcGTGCATGCCAcggctctactaagttgttggactaacCTTAGGCTATACGAAAATAGACAAACATTGTCGTTTGATATCGATCAGAATAACAATGCCGGGAATAGCTCCCCCATTTATCAATAGAGCTAACAAACCCGTTGTTTACACACAACTATGACGATTCAGGGAAATACACTCATGTTATGTattactgtaaccaaataaggAGAAACAACGTTTATTTTCACAAAGGGTTATAACATAAATGGTAAAAGGAACGCCGGCAGCATTGTCCCGGCGTAATGTAATGCATTTAATCATTATGATTACGTTATATTACATACATCTCAGGGGCATACAACTTTTTATTActcatgtttatttattcatttctacGCGGCAATGCttacagaaatataaatacTCGTCACGGTTTTGATCGCAGAACACAGCCATACTAAGATTAAATTAAAGCACTAATTTAATTgctatttttgtacattttgagACTATTTATTTGCTAATGTAAAAGAAATTACTTAGTTACGCAACGTTTCAGTCACAGCACTGAATTTGTTTTTACCTATTATGCATCGTTGAGATACACggcgtaattataaagtaaaagagTAAGCGAGTGAGTTTTTTGCCCCCTCTCTCTTCTCACAAGCAACTTGCATTTCCGTAACTCCCAAAAATTATAacactatttcaaatactttgaaCGAAATAGAGggtattttgtatttgaaaatttgtattgaatttattttcctATTCTCTTGACGAGTAGATACGTTAGCGGtgaatgtaatgttttatttttcccagGACTATAAGAAGCCGTTGGAGGAGAGCAGCCCGGCGATCCTGAACGCGAGCAAGATCCAGACGTTGTTCCACCGCCTGCCCGACATCCTACAGTGCCATCTACACTTCCGCACCGCGCTCGCTGACTGCGCGCGTACGTGGGACCGCGATGAAAAAATTGGTAACACCttaattattgataaatataataaataattatatttctttggtATCATTTTGAACTGGCTCAGTCATAGTCTTAAAAGGGGGGAAGGCCCTGCAATAGGTAAAGAAAgtagtgtgtagtgtgtatAGTATTGTAGTTAAATGGCAAAATGAAAAAAGATGTTTTAGTACCTACTTCTATCTTACAAGGAGAACATTTTAAAGATATCATAAGCTATCGATTTTCAGTATACTGGACTTCGTTTGCTTATATTCCTGATCTTAGAAAAAATACGTAGATATGTATGGCTTGCAAATTGTCCTACTAAACCATGTAATTAGTTCACTTTAACTAATAAAAGTAGTACAATACCCACACTTTTGACATTGCCATACTTAATTTCATTAACGGATGCGGGCTGTGTTGAAAACATCGTATCggtaatagatttttttactgtaacCCGCATTTTGCGATAATACACGTAATTGGTAGACTTTGAACAAATACGTCgatatcttgttttattaatagtcttagaaaaaataacatagacgagtatattgacaaaaaattaaaagatgtagaaaactgataaatactcgttttttgtataaaaaatgaagtgcaaattaattatactttacAAGTGACTTGAGATTAATAGTGCGTTACAAAGTTGAACTACGGGCCATAATACATCATTTATTCATGGTTCCTGCTTTGAATGGACTAAACCCAGGTTTTCCTACGTGCGACAACGGAATGAGGTTTTCCTTTAAAACtcagaaacatttttttccCTGAACCTTATGTGGTTACTTTATAATGTGTTACATGCGTAAGTCACGCGATTGGTAAAACCGGAAAGTTTCAAAACCAAATTAGGCAAaagttttcattttcaaatatagCAAACATTTTCCATTTAATCTTATGAACCCTCtacttaaagaatatttaactaACTCAATAATAAACCAGCAAGAAAGAAGCTAACGTATAAAGCATATACTTAATTGGTACTTTATCACATCTCAATACCGTATTTTTACGTTCTAGGCGAGGTCTTTCTCAACGCGTTCTCAAAAGCCGTGGTGCTGGACGTATACTCGGACTTCATCAACAACTTCTCCGTTGCCATGGAGCTGGCCAAGATGGAGTCGAAGCGCAAGTCTGCGCTGGCGGATTTCTTCAAAGTCAAGCAAATCAGTGCTCACGATCGACTATCTTTCTTTGGACTTATGGTGAAGCCTGTGCAACGGTTCCCACAGTTCATTATGTTTCTACAGGTATGAAGAATTTTAAACATTCGTATTTCTCAACAAAATGTAAGGATTCGTAATTAAAGTGCTCTAGTTAGAGTGTATTCGCTATAGGCAATGTTTTGTTCATATAAAGCTACGTCTACGCTAGGAGAGCCGAGCACGAGTGGAGCACGTTCGAGGCTCTTAAGTTAGTCCACACTACACGTATTTGTGCTCGGCTTCTCTAGCGTAGACGCAGCTTTATAGcttgtatgtaggtacttgtTTTCTGTGCCTATGGATACGTATGCGCTAATGTGTATACGCACTTGCGTATACGTGCTTGTACGTATTAAATTGTCTTCTATCTGCATTCTGCAATGTTCAGTTGATACGCACAGATAACTTTATGGATACTAATATCGTTTTTCATTTGTCTCTAGAAAAACGTACTTAAAATGCTCCGCAGAAACCctgtgtaataaataacaatctaaACTGGCTAGTTTCTGTCGTGGACTTATGTTTATGCATGTATTGATTACCGTTTGATAATTAATAAGCAATGCGTGTTATGAATATTGAATAACCACGATTTAAGTATATACCAACCTGTCAAAACTATCGATACACTTGACGGGAATGTAAATATCTTACCTTGTTTGTACTTAAAACTTGAATGGAGTAACTACGTGACTTCGTTTACGTTATATTGTCGATGTAATATGAAATGTGTAGCACGTAAAGCCGCTGGTCTTGCTCCTGACCTCTCGCTATTAGCTATGAGATTGAGTATTAGAATGGATTGCTCACGCTTATTTTGTGTAcaatttaatactataaataaattcctGCGTAATCGGCTGATCTTAAATATCGTTTATTAAGtctatttttagattatttttgtaaatgtttaatattttattaattttacaggATTTACTAAAACATACACCGCCGGGCCACTCGGACCGCGTTTCTCTCCAACGTGCTTTGACGAGGCTAGAGGCTCTAGCCGATGCTTTGAATGAAAGGAAGCGAGATGCTGAACGGACTCAGGTAAAACTCTTATAGATATcgaaattcaaattttaaaccTCTCTGTCACTTAATGTATCGGATAGGTTTTCCGGCACTTATCCATATGGCGTGAAACAGgctcttaaataaaaaaaatactgatttgataaattattctCAGGCGTTCCGAGCGGCGCTTCGTCGCCTAACCCGTGGTGGTGTGGCGGgagcgggcggcgcgggcggtgCTGCCCGCTTCGGAGCCGCGAGGCTACTGGCATCTCGCGCTGACAAGAGACATCTGCTCAGACAAGACGATCTACTGCAATTGGTAAATACTACTCATCTTCTTCTTGCTTGGTAAATTCTCATTTTGTCTGATATGCTGACGTTGGCGAATGCGTCGAAGTCCTTTGCAGCTAAAAAACGTACGACAATAGCGGAGGAGAGACcatattgttgttttaaagagttttttttagGCCATGCACACAGTCAGcctaagtacatattttaacGAGAAACAGTCGTAggtaaaacaaaactaatttaactaATAATGTTTAACAGGAATTCAACCAATCGGGTGGGCTATCGAAGTGCAAGCCGCGGCGACTGCTGCTGCTGAATGACCTAGTGGTGTGTGTGTCGGTGGGCGCGGGCAGTGATGACGCCGAGCGGCTCGGCCTCAAGTGGGCACACCCAGTGCAGGACGTCGAAGTGCTTGATACTGGCACCTCGCCCACACTCAGTAGAGTGCTCGCACAAGGTACATATAACTATAACTAGTATAGTAATTTCACTGTGTGGTTACGCAAAATCAGGATACTTTCGGTATTAGGGTACTCAGATTTGCtagaaaacataaattattaaatttgtttacgcgtatattattatgtccgtattatgttttttttttaactatctttCGAAAAAGGTAGGTATTCTACTTTCATTTACTCAGACTGTACTAGGGGAAAGGAAGAGAATTACACAACTTAAACTACACTTTTAAGCCAGGAACGGGGCAATCTGATGTTAACATAAATGTCCCTGCAGGTATGAACCGCAGCGGCAGCCTGCGCTCGACGTCGAGCGGCGCGACCGGCGCGACCAGCGCCACGAGCGCGTCGGCGGGCGACTCGCTGTGCAGCGAGATGTCGGCGCTCATGCACGACTACGAGACCGTGAGCCGCATGGCCGACCTGGCCGCCTCGCTGCGCATGCCCTACCCCGAGGTGGCGCCCGACACCTTCCGCGCGCTGCTGCAGAACATACAGCGCAGCATACAGGTACCACTTCCTCTTGTTCTCGTTATAACTAATAGTTAACCATTTCTATCCTTTCCACGATTGTGAACAAGAGGTTTTGTACTCCCGTGATTTTTTTGTCGTATTGGTGTGATCCGAGTTGACCTAACCGACCGAATGTTTTAGAATAGGAAGTTTAAAATTGTTCTGGATTTACACCTCCAGCAATTTATATTGCTGtaactttaacatttatattatttttgtcacaTTAGAAAAAAGACGACGAGATGGCGTGGGTGGACTCATGCTGCCTGCAGCTAACAATACGTGGTCGCGAAGAGCCGCTGACGTTCCGAGCGAGTGAGCCGGGGGCGCGCCTGGCGTGGGCCACGGAACTGCGCCTGGCACAGCTTGCGCAGGCCTCCGCCAACTCGCCCGCCTGGAGGTTACCGGCGCAACTTGCACCGGCTCATAAAATGCCGCTCTTCGTCGCCGCCACGCCTGTCTACTCTTCTCGACAACTCACCGAGGTAAGCAAACGATGAGAACTATTAATGTATATGACTTTTCTTCCTAATTAATTTGTCGTAAACCGTAATTCTTTACTTCATTAGAAACAATGGATTATCTTTTTAAAGCACAATAAAGTTTATAACTATACGTGTTAGTACGTTACGACTGTGTTACTAAATTTATGTTGTACGTTAGGTCCGGTGCGGGTGTTTCTACACGTCTTGTGGCGGCGGTCGCGGCGCGTCCCTGCGGCGGGCCCGCTCGCTGCTGTGGGTGAGCGCGGCGGGCGCCACCGACAGCCACGTGGCCGTCCTCACGCACCGCGCCGCCAAGCTCAAGACGCTCGTCACTCTCGACCTGCCCGACACTAAGGTAAAATACCACTTTGTATAATCTCTCAAACATGTAAAGCTTTTGGTTCTATCCTAGCATCTCTTCTCATCAATCCGTTCTGCCTCTCCAGGTAACCTCGATGGAGTATGCGCGTGGTGTGCGACAAGTGACGACGTTATGCGGCGACACCGTGTGGCTCGGCACCGATGACAGGAAAATCATCATATTTTCAGCCATTGAACCCGAGAAGCAAGAGAAATTGACTGAAGTGCCAACCGTAGCGTCGATAACACAAATACGGTATCATTGTGACGCCATGTTCGTGGGACTCGTGAACGGCCGCGTATCAGTGTACAGGAGAAATCATGACGACTCTTGGGCCCTGCAGGAACCACTCGCGATAGAGTTAGGTGACAAACCGGTCCACTGCGTGCTGCCAGTAGACGGTATCATCTACGCGACGTGCGCACGGCGCGTGTTCGCTATAAACGCACTCACCGCCGAAATCATGCGTATACTCGACCTGAAAGGTGATGGTGACAGATCTGTAAAGTATCTGGCACATTCAGGTGTCGGACTCTGGACTGCATTTTCGGATTCGACCTACGTGAGCTTGTATCACGCTGAGACTTTCGAACATCTGCAGAACATTGACATCGCCGCGGATGTGGCGAAGACTATTGGAGCTAGAGAAGGAAGCAAGCCGGCTTATATATCCGCCTTGATGGCCGGACAAGGGTTGCTGTGGGTCGGCACGACTGCAGGCGTCACCGTGACCGTCCCGTTGCCCAAACTGGAAGGTCTTCCATTGATTGGAGGTCATATCGCTGCGTCGTACCACGCACACGCAGGACCCGTTTCCTTCTTGCTCTCGCTTTTACCCGAAAGCAAAGACGTTGACGTGAACACTGTACGTCGGAACCTGTCAAACGCTCGCGCTCTCGCCGACACCGTCACTTTGCAGGAATTCAAAGAAGAAGACGGGAAAGAGGACCATGAAAAACCAAAACTCGAGCGACGGACGTCTGAAGACGCCAGCCCCTACCGACCGCAGCGTGTTCAATCCGCTGTAGTGCGGCGAAAGAAACCGGGAGACGTTCGTTTGAGTAAAACGCTACCAAAATGTGCTAACCTGAATGCGTGCGACGTGTACGGACTCTACGGAGATTTGATGTTCGTGAAAGATTGCGTCGGGGAGGCGGATGTGAGCGGATCTGGCGGCGAAGCATTGCGACGAAGCGACCCAGAGCTGGCCGCGATACCCTTCCGTGTGAGTACGCTCGACAGACGATTACGAATGCGCGCCGGTCGCCCGCGATCTCTCGATTTATCTAGTTGGTCGGTGGACTCGCGCGCCTCCAGTCTCTGTACGTCATCCGGTAGCGAAGAATCTATGGCACTCCGAGGAGTTTCGCGAACTAGTTCAGGGGCGTCGGGTGCCGCCGCACTCGCTCCTATCGCAGTCTCTACTCCGGACTCGAGTTCAGGGAAATCGAGTGCCTCCGAACGATCGTCGTCGAGGGCCGAAGCGACGGGCGTCGAGGTTCGAGTGGAGGCGAGGAACGCGGCGCGAAGCTTACGCGGCGCGGACTACGTGGTGGGCGAGAGCGCGGCGCGGCGCTCCGTGCTCACGGTGGTGGGCGGCCGCGGCTACGTGGACTGGCGCCAGACGGCCGACGCCGCCGAGCgacccgcgcccgccgccgagCCCAACCCGAAGGACGCTCACCTCATTCT
This genomic stretch from Anticarsia gemmatalis isolate Benzon Research Colony breed Stoneville strain chromosome 13, ilAntGemm2 primary, whole genome shotgun sequence harbors:
- the LOC142977848 gene encoding rho guanine nucleotide exchange factor 10 isoform X1 gives rise to the protein MDVRRETMKPARKSDKITKIKHKLIKRHKLNEHRSAGGSWEEPVSAVRNTPLRRSQRLNSTLDSRSSGQLRNTLSRARELCERWRSGGATPTPPAPPPDDEGGGRLARWFSVRRGSSHQYDMHPHETDKMPKLPELEEDLFSCGGEVRGGRVPPPSLGTPPDALTPVQLRRRHVVAAIIHSENSYVATLQRLINDYKKPLEESSPAILNASKIQTLFHRLPDILQCHLHFRTALADCARTWDRDEKIGEVFLNAFSKAVVLDVYSDFINNFSVAMELAKMESKRKSALADFFKVKQISAHDRLSFFGLMVKPVQRFPQFIMFLQDLLKHTPPGHSDRVSLQRALTRLEALADALNERKRDAERTQAFRAALRRLTRGGVAGAGGAGGAARFGAARLLASRADKRHLLRQDDLLQLEFNQSGGLSKCKPRRLLLLNDLVVCVSVGAGSDDAERLGLKWAHPVQDVEVLDTGTSPTLSRVLAQGMNRSGSLRSTSSGATGATSATSASAGDSLCSEMSALMHDYETVSRMADLAASLRMPYPEVAPDTFRALLQNIQRSIQKKDDEMAWVDSCCLQLTIRGREEPLTFRASEPGARLAWATELRLAQLAQASANSPAWRLPAQLAPAHKMPLFVAATPVYSSRQLTEVRCGCFYTSCGGGRGASLRRARSLLWVSAAGATDSHVAVLTHRAAKLKTLVTLDLPDTKVTSMEYARGVRQVTTLCGDTVWLGTDDRKIIIFSAIEPEKQEKLTEVPTVASITQIRYHCDAMFVGLVNGRVSVYRRNHDDSWALQEPLAIELGDKPVHCVLPVDGIIYATCARRVFAINALTAEIMRILDLKGDGDRSVKYLAHSGVGLWTAFSDSTYVSLYHAETFEHLQNIDIAADVAKTIGAREGSKPAYISALMAGQGLLWVGTTAGVTVTVPLPKLEGLPLIGGHIAASYHAHAGPVSFLLSLLPESKDVDVNTVRRNLSNARALADTVTLQEFKEEDGKEDHEKPKLERRTSEDASPYRPQRVQSAVVRRKKPGDVRLSKTLPKCANLNACDVYGLYGDLMFVKDCVGEADVSGSGGEALRRSDPELAAIPFRVSTLDRRLRMRAGRPRSLDLSSWSVDSRASSLCTSSGSEESMALRGVSRTSSGASGAAALAPIAVSTPDSSSGKSSASERSSSRAEATGVEVRVEARNAARSLRGADYVVGESAARRSVLTVVGGRGYVDWRQTADAAERPAPAAEPNPKDAHLILWEMRL
- the LOC142977848 gene encoding rho guanine nucleotide exchange factor 10 isoform X5; the encoded protein is MMSDWYSVSYHIGFMYTILEEDLFSCGGEVRGGRVPPPSLGTPPDALTPVQLRRRHVVAAIIHSENSYVATLQRLINDYKKPLEESSPAILNASKIQTLFHRLPDILQCHLHFRTALADCARTWDRDEKIGEVFLNAFSKAVVLDVYSDFINNFSVAMELAKMESKRKSALADFFKVKQISAHDRLSFFGLMVKPVQRFPQFIMFLQDLLKHTPPGHSDRVSLQRALTRLEALADALNERKRDAERTQAFRAALRRLTRGGVAGAGGAGGAARFGAARLLASRADKRHLLRQDDLLQLEFNQSGGLSKCKPRRLLLLNDLVVCVSVGAGSDDAERLGLKWAHPVQDVEVLDTGTSPTLSRVLAQGMNRSGSLRSTSSGATGATSATSASAGDSLCSEMSALMHDYETVSRMADLAASLRMPYPEVAPDTFRALLQNIQRSIQKKDDEMAWVDSCCLQLTIRGREEPLTFRASEPGARLAWATELRLAQLAQASANSPAWRLPAQLAPAHKMPLFVAATPVYSSRQLTEVRCGCFYTSCGGGRGASLRRARSLLWVSAAGATDSHVAVLTHRAAKLKTLVTLDLPDTKVTSMEYARGVRQVTTLCGDTVWLGTDDRKIIIFSAIEPEKQEKLTEVPTVASITQIRYHCDAMFVGLVNGRVSVYRRNHDDSWALQEPLAIELGDKPVHCVLPVDGIIYATCARRVFAINALTAEIMRILDLKGDGDRSVKYLAHSGVGLWTAFSDSTYVSLYHAETFEHLQNIDIAADVAKTIGAREGSKPAYISALMAGQGLLWVGTTAGVTVTVPLPKLEGLPLIGGHIAASYHAHAGPVSFLLSLLPESKDVDVNTVRRNLSNARALADTVTLQEFKEEDGKEDHEKPKLERRTSEDASPYRPQRVQSAVVRRKKPGDVRLSKTLPKCANLNACDVYGLYGDLMFVKDCVGEADVSGSGGEALRRSDPELAAIPFRVSTLDRRLRMRAGRPRSLDLSSWSVDSRASSLCTSSGSEESMALRGVSRTSSGASGAAALAPIAVSTPDSSSGKSSASERSSSRAEATGVEVRVEARNAARSLRGADYVVGESAARRSVLTVVGGRGYVDWRQTADAAERPAPAAEPNPKDAHLILWEMRL
- the LOC142977848 gene encoding rho guanine nucleotide exchange factor 10 isoform X2, translated to MQFTLVIVVNKVKLCPVIEEPLKSIDEHRSAGGSWEEPVSAVRNTPLRRSQRLNSTLDSRSSGQLRNTLSRARELCERWRSGGATPTPPAPPPDDEGGGRLARWFSVRRGSSHQYDMHPHETDKMPKLPELEEDLFSCGGEVRGGRVPPPSLGTPPDALTPVQLRRRHVVAAIIHSENSYVATLQRLINDYKKPLEESSPAILNASKIQTLFHRLPDILQCHLHFRTALADCARTWDRDEKIGEVFLNAFSKAVVLDVYSDFINNFSVAMELAKMESKRKSALADFFKVKQISAHDRLSFFGLMVKPVQRFPQFIMFLQDLLKHTPPGHSDRVSLQRALTRLEALADALNERKRDAERTQAFRAALRRLTRGGVAGAGGAGGAARFGAARLLASRADKRHLLRQDDLLQLEFNQSGGLSKCKPRRLLLLNDLVVCVSVGAGSDDAERLGLKWAHPVQDVEVLDTGTSPTLSRVLAQGMNRSGSLRSTSSGATGATSATSASAGDSLCSEMSALMHDYETVSRMADLAASLRMPYPEVAPDTFRALLQNIQRSIQKKDDEMAWVDSCCLQLTIRGREEPLTFRASEPGARLAWATELRLAQLAQASANSPAWRLPAQLAPAHKMPLFVAATPVYSSRQLTEVRCGCFYTSCGGGRGASLRRARSLLWVSAAGATDSHVAVLTHRAAKLKTLVTLDLPDTKVTSMEYARGVRQVTTLCGDTVWLGTDDRKIIIFSAIEPEKQEKLTEVPTVASITQIRYHCDAMFVGLVNGRVSVYRRNHDDSWALQEPLAIELGDKPVHCVLPVDGIIYATCARRVFAINALTAEIMRILDLKGDGDRSVKYLAHSGVGLWTAFSDSTYVSLYHAETFEHLQNIDIAADVAKTIGAREGSKPAYISALMAGQGLLWVGTTAGVTVTVPLPKLEGLPLIGGHIAASYHAHAGPVSFLLSLLPESKDVDVNTVRRNLSNARALADTVTLQEFKEEDGKEDHEKPKLERRTSEDASPYRPQRVQSAVVRRKKPGDVRLSKTLPKCANLNACDVYGLYGDLMFVKDCVGEADVSGSGGEALRRSDPELAAIPFRVSTLDRRLRMRAGRPRSLDLSSWSVDSRASSLCTSSGSEESMALRGVSRTSSGASGAAALAPIAVSTPDSSSGKSSASERSSSRAEATGVEVRVEARNAARSLRGADYVVGESAARRSVLTVVGGRGYVDWRQTADAAERPAPAAEPNPKDAHLILWEMRL
- the LOC142977848 gene encoding rho guanine nucleotide exchange factor 10 isoform X3, translating into MNATQVQCEPHDSVVLIKYEHRSAGGSWEEPVSAVRNTPLRRSQRLNSTLDSRSSGQLRNTLSRARELCERWRSGGATPTPPAPPPDDEGGGRLARWFSVRRGSSHQYDMHPHETDKMPKLPELEEDLFSCGGEVRGGRVPPPSLGTPPDALTPVQLRRRHVVAAIIHSENSYVATLQRLINDYKKPLEESSPAILNASKIQTLFHRLPDILQCHLHFRTALADCARTWDRDEKIGEVFLNAFSKAVVLDVYSDFINNFSVAMELAKMESKRKSALADFFKVKQISAHDRLSFFGLMVKPVQRFPQFIMFLQDLLKHTPPGHSDRVSLQRALTRLEALADALNERKRDAERTQAFRAALRRLTRGGVAGAGGAGGAARFGAARLLASRADKRHLLRQDDLLQLEFNQSGGLSKCKPRRLLLLNDLVVCVSVGAGSDDAERLGLKWAHPVQDVEVLDTGTSPTLSRVLAQGMNRSGSLRSTSSGATGATSATSASAGDSLCSEMSALMHDYETVSRMADLAASLRMPYPEVAPDTFRALLQNIQRSIQKKDDEMAWVDSCCLQLTIRGREEPLTFRASEPGARLAWATELRLAQLAQASANSPAWRLPAQLAPAHKMPLFVAATPVYSSRQLTEVRCGCFYTSCGGGRGASLRRARSLLWVSAAGATDSHVAVLTHRAAKLKTLVTLDLPDTKVTSMEYARGVRQVTTLCGDTVWLGTDDRKIIIFSAIEPEKQEKLTEVPTVASITQIRYHCDAMFVGLVNGRVSVYRRNHDDSWALQEPLAIELGDKPVHCVLPVDGIIYATCARRVFAINALTAEIMRILDLKGDGDRSVKYLAHSGVGLWTAFSDSTYVSLYHAETFEHLQNIDIAADVAKTIGAREGSKPAYISALMAGQGLLWVGTTAGVTVTVPLPKLEGLPLIGGHIAASYHAHAGPVSFLLSLLPESKDVDVNTVRRNLSNARALADTVTLQEFKEEDGKEDHEKPKLERRTSEDASPYRPQRVQSAVVRRKKPGDVRLSKTLPKCANLNACDVYGLYGDLMFVKDCVGEADVSGSGGEALRRSDPELAAIPFRVSTLDRRLRMRAGRPRSLDLSSWSVDSRASSLCTSSGSEESMALRGVSRTSSGASGAAALAPIAVSTPDSSSGKSSASERSSSRAEATGVEVRVEARNAARSLRGADYVVGESAARRSVLTVVGGRGYVDWRQTADAAERPAPAAEPNPKDAHLILWEMRL
- the LOC142977848 gene encoding rho guanine nucleotide exchange factor 10 isoform X4; the protein is MFATNTFLVDFSFHEHRSAGGSWEEPVSAVRNTPLRRSQRLNSTLDSRSSGQLRNTLSRARELCERWRSGGATPTPPAPPPDDEGGGRLARWFSVRRGSSHQYDMHPHETDKMPKLPELEEDLFSCGGEVRGGRVPPPSLGTPPDALTPVQLRRRHVVAAIIHSENSYVATLQRLINDYKKPLEESSPAILNASKIQTLFHRLPDILQCHLHFRTALADCARTWDRDEKIGEVFLNAFSKAVVLDVYSDFINNFSVAMELAKMESKRKSALADFFKVKQISAHDRLSFFGLMVKPVQRFPQFIMFLQDLLKHTPPGHSDRVSLQRALTRLEALADALNERKRDAERTQAFRAALRRLTRGGVAGAGGAGGAARFGAARLLASRADKRHLLRQDDLLQLEFNQSGGLSKCKPRRLLLLNDLVVCVSVGAGSDDAERLGLKWAHPVQDVEVLDTGTSPTLSRVLAQGMNRSGSLRSTSSGATGATSATSASAGDSLCSEMSALMHDYETVSRMADLAASLRMPYPEVAPDTFRALLQNIQRSIQKKDDEMAWVDSCCLQLTIRGREEPLTFRASEPGARLAWATELRLAQLAQASANSPAWRLPAQLAPAHKMPLFVAATPVYSSRQLTEVRCGCFYTSCGGGRGASLRRARSLLWVSAAGATDSHVAVLTHRAAKLKTLVTLDLPDTKVTSMEYARGVRQVTTLCGDTVWLGTDDRKIIIFSAIEPEKQEKLTEVPTVASITQIRYHCDAMFVGLVNGRVSVYRRNHDDSWALQEPLAIELGDKPVHCVLPVDGIIYATCARRVFAINALTAEIMRILDLKGDGDRSVKYLAHSGVGLWTAFSDSTYVSLYHAETFEHLQNIDIAADVAKTIGAREGSKPAYISALMAGQGLLWVGTTAGVTVTVPLPKLEGLPLIGGHIAASYHAHAGPVSFLLSLLPESKDVDVNTVRRNLSNARALADTVTLQEFKEEDGKEDHEKPKLERRTSEDASPYRPQRVQSAVVRRKKPGDVRLSKTLPKCANLNACDVYGLYGDLMFVKDCVGEADVSGSGGEALRRSDPELAAIPFRVSTLDRRLRMRAGRPRSLDLSSWSVDSRASSLCTSSGSEESMALRGVSRTSSGASGAAALAPIAVSTPDSSSGKSSASERSSSRAEATGVEVRVEARNAARSLRGADYVVGESAARRSVLTVVGGRGYVDWRQTADAAERPAPAAEPNPKDAHLILWEMRL